The genomic window GCGGCCTGGCCCACCGGCGAGGTCCCGGCCGGCGGCTGGCCGCAGCCGGTGGCCTACCAGCCCGTCGAGCCGGACCGGTTCACCCGGCTGGTGATCCGCCTCCACGAGCGCGCCCCGCGCTGGGCGGTGCCGCTGGCCGCGCTCGGCTGCGTCGGCATGGGCATGGCGTACGCGCTGGTCAGCGACCCCACCCACAGCGACCCGGACGCCCGGCCGACCTGCCTGCTCAAGCTCACCACCGGCCTGGACTGCCCGGGCTGCGGCGGCACCCGCGCCCTCTGGTACGCGCTGCACGGCGACCTGCCGGCCGCCGCCCGGCACCACCTCCTCTTCATCTTCTCGGTGCCCTTCCTCGCCTACCTCTTCGTCGCCTGGGCGGGAAACCAGGCGTTCGGCTGGCGCCTGCCGGAGCTGCGGCTCAGCCCCAAGGTGATCGGCGGCTTCCTGGCCGCCTGGCTCGCCTTCTCGGTGCTGCGCAACCTGCCCTGGGCGCCCTTCACCGCGCTCTACGTCTGATCGGCCCCGGGCCGGCTGATGGTGGGCGCTTTCACGTCCGCGCGCCCAAGTTTCGCCACCGGGCGTCCGGCCACTACAGTCCGAGGAATGCCGGAGATGGTGCAGCCCCAGGTCAAGCTGATCGCGTGGACCCAGTTCCAGGCCCCGGACGACGTGCCGTGGTCGACCGACGCCGAGGGCGGGCAGGCGCTCGCCGAGTTCGCCGGCCGGGCCTGTTACCAGAGCTGGAAGAAGCCGAACCCGGCCACCGCGACCAACGCTGGCTACCTGGCGCACATCCTGGAGGTCGGGCACCTCTCGGTGCTGGAGCACGGCTCGGTGAGCTTCTACTTCAGCGGCGTGTCCCGCTCGTTCACCCACGAGCTGATCCGGCACCGGCACTTCTCG from Micromonospora kangleipakensis includes these protein-coding regions:
- a CDS encoding DUF2752 domain-containing protein codes for the protein MYGERVTSVDRPATQPGQQFPDGVAPTAPAVPGAGHAEPGPAAWPTGEVPAGGWPQPVAYQPVEPDRFTRLVIRLHERAPRWAVPLAALGCVGMGMAYALVSDPTHSDPDARPTCLLKLTTGLDCPGCGGTRALWYALHGDLPAAARHHLLFIFSVPFLAYLFVAWAGNQAFGWRLPELRLSPKVIGGFLAAWLAFSVLRNLPWAPFTALYV